From the genome of Leptodactylus fuscus isolate aLepFus1 chromosome 1, aLepFus1.hap2, whole genome shotgun sequence, one region includes:
- the MTFP1 gene encoding mitochondrial fission process protein 1 — translation MAEQPQHSAGAEPDLYRDTWVRYLGYANEVGESFRALIPKTLVWATYGVATAYVTADAVDKGRKAAQKNTDGPDRAADVTVAVVDTFVWQALASVAIPGFTINRICAASLYLMGRVTCWPLPVRKWATTAVGLSAIPFIIKPIDRSVDFLLDSSLRKLYNTHDRNPDEARPA, via the exons ATGGCAGAGCAGCCCCAGCACAGCGCGGGAGCAGAGCCAGACCTCTATAGAGACACGTGGGTGCGCTACCTGG gcTATGCCAATGAAGTTGGGGAATCATTTCGTGCCCTGATACCTAAAACTCTTGTTTGGGCAACCTATGGAGTTGCCACAGCTTATGTAACAGCAGATGCAGTAGATAAAGGACGCAAAGCGGCTCAG AAAAACACAGATGGCCCAGATCGGGCAGCAGATGTCACAGTGGCTGTGGTAGATACCTTTGTTTGGCAAGCTCTTGCATCTGTAGCCATTCCTGGATTTACCATCAACCGAATATGTGCGGCTTCTCTTTACCTGATGGGACGAGTCACCTGCTGGCCTCTTCCAGTACGCAAGTGGGCAACTACTGCAGTAGGACTCTCAGCTATTCCTTTCATTATAAAGCCAATAGACAG ATCAGTGGACTTCTTACTGGATTCAAGCCTTCGCAAGCTCTATAATACACATGACAGGAATCCTGATGAAGCACGGCCTGCTTGA
- the LOC142202712 gene encoding zona pellucida sperm-binding protein 3-like, whose protein sequence is MGSWLALLLLWLSWVAYDVGSQNAPLNTVFYQCNTTSISVAVKRDPLNNRVLLDPGSLTLGKCPVSSTTALLGFLVFEYSLYDCMFSRMAFGNVVKFFADLVYNPPAFTAVNVFSQYFRQQINCISNTSLTPIPVETLKRVQVSGEGHLNFSFQLMNDDFSKTSDIKQFYIGSPISLSLSVLASNHLPLQLFVDECIVAPTDLLSTSYQRYVLINNHGCFIDGKVASSRFVEPLTLDTVWLTFPAMKFADSADKIYLHFKLIVWDPKSLNGLKACSYRSDINRWQLLGNPYSDLCSCCDSICNPPLRRRRDANDKTDSGIIHTMVLGPYKILSPSINGSPSSMNESKTLGTASDFPIPPAVGALFLELAILLLLSLGVAVYSHATSRHNTKELDKQLLVPDKLNA, encoded by the exons ATGGGGAGTTGGCTGGCGCTGCTGCTGTTGTGGCTTTCCTGGGTGGCTTATGATGTAGGCAGTCAGAATG CTCCCCTGAATACCGTTTTCTATCAGTGCAATACTACATCTATAAGTGTGGCTGTTAAAAGAGATCCCTTGAACAACAGAGTATTGTTGGACCCTGGAAGCCTGACCTTGGGGAAATGTCCAGTCTCCAGTACCACTGCACTACTAGGCTTCCTGGTGTTCGAGTACAGCCTTTATGACTGCATGTTCTCCAGAATG GCCTTTGGCAATGTTGTGAAGTTCTTCGCGGATTTAGTTTACAACCCACCTGCTTTTACAGCTGTAAATGTGTTTTCTCAGTATTTTCGACAGCAGATAAACTGTATATCAAACAC GTCATTGACTCCTATCCCTGTTGAAACTCTTAAGAGGGTGCAAGTATCTGGAGAAGGGCACCTTAACTTTTCGTTTCAACTCATGAATG ATGACTTCTCAAAGACTTCAGATATAAAACAATTCTATATTGGCTCTCCAATATCTTTGTCTCTATCTGTGCTTGCGTCCAACCACTTGCCTCTGCAGCTCTTTGTAGATGAATGCATTGTAGCGCCTACAGATCTCCTTAGTACATCATATCAGCGCTATGTCTTAATCAACAACCACGG ATGTTTCATAGATGGTAAAGTAGCTTCTTCGAGGTTTGTGGAGCCTCTTACACTGGATACAGTCTGGCTTACATTCCCAGCTATGAAGTTTGCAGACTCCGCTGACAAG ATCTACCTTCATTTTAAGTTGATTGTCTGGGATCCTAAGAGTCTAAATGGACTGAAGGCCTGCTCTTACCGCAGTGACATTAACAG ATGGCAGCTTCTTGGCAATCCATATAGTGATCTCTGCAGTTGCTGTGATTCAATCTGTAACCCACCTCTCAGAAGGAGGAGAGATGCTAATG ataAAACTGATTCTGGCATTATCCATACAATGGTTCTGGGGCCATATAAGATCCTAAGTCCAAGTATTAATGGGAGTCCCAGCTCAATGAATGAATCTAAGACATTGGGAACTGCATCAG ACTTCCCGATACCACCTGCTGTTGGAGCCCTTTTTCTGGAGCTAGCAATCCTCCTGCTGTTGTCCTTGGGTGTCGCTGTGTACAGCCATGCAACAAGTCGTCACAACACTAAAGAGCTTGATAAGCAATTGCTTGTTCCTGATAAACTGAATGCTTAA